One region of Glycine max cultivar Williams 82 chromosome 9, Glycine_max_v4.0, whole genome shotgun sequence genomic DNA includes:
- the LOC102667071 gene encoding uncharacterized protein: MKCKKHTSDLSSTVGVCASCLRERLISLAAAQAQAQAHHPQAQLTRVISRASDDYSRNSDPNPPPPLIFPRSVSPYVSRRKSDYPADWHHDRRERLFYSTPQLGPTFCAGDSEYHADAKSFKKRFNKFRIFAKIFRTRSEKFQSDPSCEQASHASPSWFSAFFPTRRRNKDRSGTTKEYSSAAARRRYRPSDRGMSPVTTEDFGDECDQSPSGSGYVSEASPWWRRTPAVAPSARRSRLGHTKSASGSGMALCLSPLVRASPNRRWNNKGLPPEMAEVRAAAAKPHLSAAASFCANRSRKLADFGRVNHNR; encoded by the coding sequence ATGAAGTGCAAGAAACATACCTCAGACCTTAGCAGCACCGTCGGCGTCTGCGCCTCCTGTCTAAGGGAACGCCTCATATCCCTCGCCGCCGCCCAGGCCCAAGCCCAAGCCCATCACCCGCAGGCCCAATTAACGCGAGTCATCTCACGCGCCTCCGACGATTATTCCAGAAACTCAGACCCTAACCCTCCCCCACCGTTAATCTTCCCTCGCTCTGTTTCGCCCTACGTCTCTCGCCGGAAGTCTGACTACCCCGCCGACTGGCACCACGACCGCCGCGAGAGGCTGTTCTACAGCACTCCGCAGCTCGGTCCCACCTTCTGCGCCGGCGATTCCGAATACCACGCCGACGCGAAGTCGTTCAAGAAACGCTTCAACAAGTTCCGCAtattcgcgaagattttcaggACCAGATCGGAGAAGTTCCAGTCGGATCCGTCGTGCGAGCAGGCCTCGCACGCATCGCCGTCGTGGTTCTCGGCGTTTTTTCCCACACGCCGGAGGAACAAGGATCGGAGTGGAACGACGAAGGAATATTCCTCCGCCGCCGCGCGCCGGCGGTACCGCCCGTCGGATCGCGGAATGTCGCCGGTGACGACCGAGGATTTCGGCGACGAGTGTGATCAGTCACCGTCGGGGAGCGGATACGTCTCGGAGGCGTCTCCGTGGTGGCGGAGAACGCCGGCGGTGGCGCCGTCGGCGCGGCGGTCGAGGCTAGGGCACACGAAGAGCGCGTCGGGTTCGGGCATGGCGCTTTGCCTGAGTCCCCTAGTTCGGGCGAGTCCAAACCGGAGGTGGAACAACAAGGGATTGCCGCCGGAGATGGCGGAGGTTAGGGCCGCAGCGGCGAAGCCTCATCTCTCGGCCGCGGCGTCGTTTTGCGCGAACCGTTCCAGGAAGCTTGCggattttggacgagtcaacCATAACCGTTGA